One genomic region from Rhizomicrobium palustre encodes:
- the hrpB gene encoding ATP-dependent helicase HrpB: MRRDFSYSWCGMPLSSFALPDLPVAECLPRLTSVLAAEPNAVLVAPPGAGKTTSVPLALLGAAPMGEGRILMLEPRRLAARAAATRMASLIGEKVGETVGFRTRLESAVSSSTRIEVVTTGLLVRRLLGDPGLEGVSTVILDEIHERSLEADLALALSLDAQAMLRPDLRLIAMSATLDGARLSAIMKAPIVESEGRMFPVDIRYAARDIQHPRDLPDTMARAIRSALNEAPGDILAFLPGMAEIRRTETALEGVDALVLPLHGDLPPAAQDMALKPAERRRVVLATSIAETSLTVPGVRIVIDSGFRRAPRFDPSSGLTQLVTERVSRAVADQRSGRAGREAPGIAMRLWSEAAQRWLRAFDRPEILDAELSGLVLDCAAWGTPVNELAFLDAPPSGAVAAARELLVELGAMEEGGAITPLGKRMNSIGAHPRLSAMMLAAETPEEAARACDIAALLEARDPLRGGPEAPADISARLDAIEAPSSVAGADRSAIHMIRQATKQYRGRLGIGAAREASGNPAPLIAAAFPDRLAQRRNEPGSFRLSGGGGAKLSVSDPLAKEPLLAVAALEMKTSPRITMAAPLSLAELPASLAGRIVERVETSLDPATGSVMARRRKCLGVLVLEERAAPPEPEDAARALVDAVRITPAHLPWTEAARNLQARLKLMHGIEPDIWPASDEASLIADLDDWLLPHLHGLTRLSDVAALDLHAILLDRLEWSLKARLEKELPTHLALPGGRAAVDYTEPVPIASARAQYFYGLAETPKLAGGRVPLRLALLSPAGRPIALTADIAGFWKGAWADARRDMRGRYPKHNWPENPLLR, encoded by the coding sequence TGCCTTACCTGATTTGCCGGTCGCGGAGTGCTTGCCGCGATTGACCTCTGTGCTTGCCGCTGAGCCCAATGCCGTGCTGGTGGCTCCGCCGGGCGCGGGCAAAACCACCAGCGTGCCGCTGGCGCTGCTTGGCGCGGCGCCGATGGGTGAGGGGCGTATCCTGATGCTGGAGCCGCGCCGTCTGGCCGCGCGCGCCGCCGCCACCCGTATGGCCTCGCTGATCGGCGAGAAGGTGGGTGAGACGGTCGGCTTTCGCACGCGTCTGGAAAGCGCGGTGTCCTCTTCGACACGTATCGAGGTGGTGACGACGGGGCTGTTGGTGCGCCGCCTTCTGGGCGATCCCGGCTTGGAGGGCGTGTCCACGGTCATCCTCGACGAAATTCACGAGCGCTCGCTGGAAGCCGATCTGGCGCTGGCGCTCAGCCTCGATGCGCAAGCGATGCTGCGGCCGGATTTGCGCCTGATCGCCATGTCGGCAACGCTGGATGGCGCGCGGCTCTCGGCAATCATGAAAGCGCCCATCGTGGAAAGCGAAGGGCGGATGTTCCCGGTCGATATCCGCTATGCCGCCCGCGATATTCAGCATCCGCGCGATCTGCCGGACACCATGGCGCGCGCGATCCGCTCTGCGCTGAACGAGGCTCCCGGCGATATTCTCGCTTTCCTGCCGGGTATGGCGGAGATCCGCCGCACCGAGACAGCTTTGGAAGGCGTGGATGCCCTGGTGCTGCCGCTGCATGGCGATCTGCCGCCCGCGGCGCAGGATATGGCGTTGAAGCCTGCCGAGCGCCGCCGTGTGGTGCTGGCGACCTCTATTGCGGAAACCTCGCTCACCGTGCCGGGCGTGCGCATTGTTATCGATAGCGGCTTTCGCCGCGCGCCACGTTTCGATCCTTCCAGCGGATTGACCCAGCTTGTCACCGAACGCGTCAGCCGCGCGGTCGCCGATCAGCGCTCTGGCCGTGCGGGGCGTGAGGCGCCGGGCATCGCCATGCGGCTTTGGAGCGAAGCGGCGCAGCGCTGGCTTCGCGCCTTCGATCGTCCCGAAATTCTGGATGCGGAGCTTTCCGGCCTGGTGCTGGATTGCGCCGCCTGGGGCACGCCGGTGAACGAGCTTGCTTTCCTCGATGCGCCGCCCAGCGGGGCTGTGGCCGCTGCGCGCGAATTGCTGGTGGAGCTTGGCGCGATGGAGGAGGGCGGTGCGATCACGCCGCTCGGCAAGCGCATGAACAGCATCGGTGCGCATCCAAGACTCTCCGCCATGATGCTGGCCGCCGAAACGCCGGAAGAAGCCGCACGCGCCTGCGATATCGCGGCCTTACTCGAAGCGCGCGATCCCTTGCGCGGCGGGCCGGAGGCGCCCGCGGATATTTCAGCACGGCTGGATGCGATTGAAGCGCCGTCTTCCGTGGCGGGGGCGGATCGCAGCGCTATCCACATGATCCGCCAAGCCACCAAGCAATATCGCGGCCGTCTCGGCATTGGCGCCGCCCGGGAGGCAAGCGGCAATCCCGCGCCGCTCATCGCAGCGGCCTTTCCCGATAGGCTGGCGCAGCGCCGCAATGAACCGGGCAGTTTCAGGCTTTCCGGCGGGGGCGGAGCGAAGCTTTCCGTCAGCGATCCCTTGGCGAAGGAACCGCTTCTCGCTGTCGCGGCGCTGGAAATGAAAACTTCGCCCCGTATCACCATGGCCGCGCCGCTTTCTCTCGCAGAACTGCCAGCCTCGCTTGCGGGGCGGATTGTCGAGCGGGTGGAAACCAGTCTTGATCCAGCTACCGGCAGTGTGATGGCGCGGCGGCGCAAATGCTTAGGCGTGCTGGTGCTGGAAGAACGCGCCGCGCCGCCTGAGCCGGAAGATGCTGCCCGAGCTCTGGTGGATGCGGTGCGTATTACGCCTGCGCATCTTCCCTGGACGGAGGCGGCGCGTAATCTGCAAGCGCGGCTGAAGCTGATGCATGGCATAGAGCCTGATATCTGGCCCGCCAGCGATGAGGCGAGCTTGATCGCCGATCTTGACGACTGGCTGCTGCCGCATCTGCACGGGCTGACGCGGCTTTCCGATGTTGCTGCGCTCGATCTCCATGCGATTTTGCTAGACCGGCTGGAATGGTCGCTGAAGGCGCGGTTGGAAAAGGAATTGCCGACCCATCTGGCGCTTCCCGGCGGGCGGGCGGCGGTGGATTACACCGAACCGGTTCCCATCGCCTCGGCGCGGGCGCAGTATTTCTATGGCCTTGCTGAGACGCCCAAGCTTGCGGGCGGGCGAGTGCCTTTGCGGCTGGCGCTGCTTTCACCGGCTGGGCGGCCGATTGCGCTCACTGCTGACATCGCGGGTTTCTGGAAAGGCGCTTGGGCGGATGCGCGGCGCGACATGCGTGGGCGTTATCCCAAGCATAATTGGCCGGAGAATCCGCTTTTGCGTTAA
- the egtD gene encoding L-histidine N(alpha)-methyltransferase: MTIALPQRRLSDFAEDFLEGLSRTPKTLPAKYFYDEAGSELFEEICRLPEYYPTRVETALLKAHAAEMARLAGPNAVLVELGAGALRKVEILLDALEAPRAYVPVDISGPFLHDRARQLRQNRPSLLVEPVEADFTAEFFWPASSSAAERIGFFPGSTIGNFTPQEASHFLKRLRPHLSALLIGVDLVKNPAVLHAAYNDSQNITAAFNKNILARANRELETSFDLSAFDHYAFYHPFHQRIEMHLVSRKAQNVFVLGRDIRFHSGESIHTENSYKYTLDGFQTLAMSCGFVPVKSWTDAEQRFSLHWLEAEPKA, encoded by the coding sequence ATGACCATCGCATTGCCACAAAGGCGCTTGAGCGATTTTGCAGAGGATTTCCTGGAGGGCTTATCGCGCACGCCAAAGACTCTTCCAGCAAAATACTTCTACGACGAAGCGGGCTCCGAGCTCTTCGAGGAGATTTGCAGACTACCCGAATATTATCCCACCCGCGTCGAGACTGCGCTGCTTAAGGCCCATGCCGCCGAGATGGCGCGATTGGCCGGGCCGAACGCGGTGCTGGTGGAACTTGGCGCCGGCGCCTTGCGAAAGGTAGAGATACTCCTCGACGCCTTGGAGGCGCCACGGGCCTATGTTCCGGTCGATATTTCAGGCCCGTTCCTGCACGATCGCGCGCGACAGCTCCGGCAGAATAGACCATCGCTATTGGTTGAGCCGGTGGAGGCCGATTTCACGGCGGAATTTTTCTGGCCCGCCTCCTCCTCCGCCGCCGAGCGCATCGGCTTCTTCCCTGGCTCAACCATCGGCAATTTCACGCCGCAGGAAGCCAGTCATTTCCTGAAGCGGCTACGCCCGCATCTATCCGCGCTGCTCATCGGCGTTGATCTGGTAAAGAACCCCGCCGTGCTCCACGCCGCCTATAATGACAGTCAGAATATCACTGCCGCCTTCAATAAGAATATTCTCGCCCGAGCCAATCGCGAATTGGAGACCAGCTTCGATCTCTCCGCGTTTGACCATTATGCCTTCTATCACCCCTTCCACCAGCGCATCGAAATGCACCTTGTCAGCCGCAAGGCGCAGAACGTCTTTGTTCTCGGCCGGGATATCAGGTTTCACAGCGGAGAAAGTATTCATACGGAAAATTCCTATAAATACACATTGGATGGTTTTCAGACCCTCGCAATGTCCTGCGGCTTTGTGCCAGTGAAAAGCTGGACGGATGCGGAGCAGCGCTTCAGCCTGCATTGGCTGGAAGCCGAGCCGAAAGCCTGA
- a CDS encoding metallophosphoesterase — MWTRLTSLFKPQPAEPKLAPGVTVYAIGDIHGRADLLEDLLGKIQADAAPENENTLIFVGDYIDRGPHSAAVVERVSALDWPGWTIIRLKGNHEQALLDFLSNPETYQQWRNFGAPETLWSYGVKPPSFSNAASIYEAQEAFRVAFPRHHLAFFMDLKESYSVGGYFFAHAGVRPGIALERQVAGDLLWIRDEFLLSEEDFGKVVVHGHSPSERPIRRSNRIGIDTGAYVTNVLTAVKLSGDAVSFLSASIGQ; from the coding sequence GTGTGGACGCGTCTGACGAGTTTGTTCAAGCCGCAACCGGCGGAGCCGAAATTGGCACCGGGCGTCACGGTCTATGCCATCGGCGATATCCACGGCCGTGCTGATCTCTTGGAAGATCTGCTTGGGAAAATTCAGGCCGATGCCGCGCCGGAAAACGAGAATACACTCATCTTCGTGGGCGACTATATCGACCGCGGGCCGCACTCAGCCGCTGTGGTGGAGCGAGTCTCAGCTCTCGATTGGCCGGGGTGGACCATCATCCGCCTGAAGGGCAATCACGAGCAGGCGCTGCTCGACTTCCTCTCCAATCCCGAGACCTATCAGCAATGGCGCAATTTCGGTGCGCCCGAAACGCTGTGGAGCTATGGCGTCAAACCGCCGAGCTTTTCCAATGCGGCCTCGATCTATGAAGCGCAGGAGGCTTTTCGCGTCGCCTTCCCCCGCCATCATCTCGCGTTTTTTATGGACCTGAAGGAATCCTATAGCGTCGGAGGATATTTTTTCGCCCATGCAGGCGTTCGCCCGGGGATCGCGCTGGAGCGCCAAGTCGCGGGCGACCTTCTTTGGATACGCGATGAGTTTTTGTTGTCTGAAGAGGATTTCGGCAAGGTTGTCGTGCATGGCCACAGCCCTTCGGAACGGCCTATACGGCGTTCCAATCGCATCGGTATCGATACGGGGGCTTATGTCACCAATGTTCTGACCGCTGTGAAACTCAGCGGCGACGCCGTAAGCTTCTTATCCGCATCAATCGGGCAGTAA
- a CDS encoding transglutaminase-like cysteine peptidase, which yields MPITTMMPAGSPEKDPPPGFVGFCLRFGDQCSSAKDEAPVVALTPAVWSEIAQVNRHVNADIWPEEDRTHYGRAEYWTIPTDGYGDCDDYALTKRQQLAKLGLPMKALRMAVAITPQNDRHAVLTVATDHGDFVLDNLTDDIRGWEKTGYRWLARQDAANDWGWVTLDSSMKGIGLATAETGAQN from the coding sequence TTGCCGATCACCACGATGATGCCTGCGGGCTCCCCCGAGAAAGACCCGCCGCCCGGCTTTGTCGGCTTCTGCCTGCGATTTGGGGATCAGTGCAGTTCGGCGAAAGACGAAGCGCCGGTCGTGGCCCTCACCCCCGCGGTGTGGTCCGAGATCGCCCAAGTCAACAGACACGTGAACGCCGACATCTGGCCGGAGGAGGATCGCACCCATTATGGTCGTGCGGAATATTGGACCATCCCGACCGACGGCTATGGCGATTGCGATGACTACGCCCTGACGAAAAGGCAGCAACTGGCCAAACTCGGCCTGCCCATGAAGGCGCTGCGCATGGCGGTGGCGATCACGCCGCAGAACGACCGCCATGCCGTTCTCACGGTTGCGACGGATCACGGCGATTTCGTTCTCGATAACCTCACCGATGATATTCGCGGCTGGGAGAAGACCGGCTACCGCTGGCTCGCGCGCCAGGACGCGGCCAACGATTGGGGCTGGGTCACGCTGGATTCCTCTATGAAGGGAATTGGACTGGCGACCGCAGAGACCGGCGCGCAGAATTAA